A stretch of DNA from Carya illinoinensis cultivar Pawnee chromosome 12, C.illinoinensisPawnee_v1, whole genome shotgun sequence:
gggatttgcctattattatgaataaaactacttgattaccaataaaaatatatatatatagcccccACCCCCAACCAAAAAAGCACTTGGTAACTGGATGAGGGATGAAAACATCATCTATATAGAGCAAGAGACTAACTTTAAGAATGAAAGATCCTAGAGCATGAAAAAGCTTAGATTGTAACTGTTTGATGCTTATCAAATTGGCTTCAGATTAATATCTTAACCACAACATTTATTTGGACTTGTCTCAAAAGCCAGATATGATCTGCGTATCCTAGAGATAAGGTAAGACGTACAATAGGTTAACTTTTATTCTGGTTTATATCCAtgtccccaaaaaaaaattgcatcacAAGTCTTAAGATATGCACAAGgattaaaataatttggaaATGCTAAATCCTTTTTAAGTTGTCATCATGCATCAAGTTAATTATCTCATGCAATTCACGTTTGAAGATTCTTTTAGAAGAAGATTAACAAGAGGTGAAGAAGTAATACATAGTTTCTCTCTTCCATGAAAAACAAAGCAATAACAAGTGatacttaaaaggaaaaaaatcatatacttcAGAATATCAGGCAGATGTTAATTTTAAAACGTATAAGAACCATAACAAACCAGAAATCTTGTGGGACTTACCAGAACTGATAGGACTCCAACGCTGCAATCTGAAAGGAGATGGGATATTAAGAACAGATGTGTTCTGTGCACTATTATGCCTGAAAAGAGGGAGATATGACCTCCGGAAAAATCTTGGCATACCATTGCCAATAAATGATAACGCACAAACTAGGAGAACcaaagaaataaacaaaatggAAATAAGGACTGTAGGGTTTATCTTCATCTGGAGTATTTCATAACCGTTAAGCCACATCCTAGATGAAAATACTTTCCCAGCTTCTGACAAGGCAACTCCAAGAGTCCAAGTAATACTTCCAGAACCAATAATGATTTGGCTATCTGTGATATGCAAGCCCTCTCTCAACAGTGACACAATATATGGTGCCCTAAAGCAGTACTGTTCAATAAAGGGCTGAGGTGCAACGCTCTTTCTTGCAACGTCCCAAGTTTTTTCACAAAATTGGCGACCCTTTTCCAATACATCATCTAATGTGGCTTCtgaagacaaattaaaaaaccGATACACCACAAAAAATCCAGACATTCCATAGAACGGGCCAATGGGGCGAGGAAAACCATCAGGAAGAGCACAAGGCTGCACATCACAGTCAAGTCCCACGTTTTTATTTGACCATTCAGACAAATTAACAGCAACCTTTGCCAGCGCACTGCATTCCTCCCAATTCGGAGCACCAACCAGCTGTGCAGCAATGCCCGACTTTTGACCTTTACCCAAATGTTTTCCTACAATCACGGGGCTCCGACCTTCCTGGTAATCCAAAACACATTGAGAACAGTTATATTGCTCCTTGTACCCAGAATGCAAGCAAGGATGCTTTAGTTCTATTTTTCCATTGATTGCATCTCCCTTGGTGATTTCTGGAACCCTCTTAAAAAGTTGGACCACGGACTTGTCAAAGGCATCATTTAAACCATAGCCCGAGAGAGAATAGGCGGTGAGATGATGGTTAACAGCTCCTATTCTAAGTTTTAAGCTAGTCTTATTATGTACGTTTTCCTTGCTTTCAAATGTAACCTGCAAGGACGAGCCACCCAAGTCAAGAGCACCAAACGTCCGCTCTCTTGGTCGGGCCCCTAACATACCTGTGCGATGGTTAAGGGCTATCCATCCATAATAAGCTTCCTCTGGGCCACTGATAATTTTAACCCAGTCTCTTTGGCACAGAAAAGATGAGGTTTTGAGTATGGACCATACATTTTCTAAAAGCCAATTTGAGTCAGCTGCCGGCAGCCTGCGAACCCCAGCCGTAGCATAAACGAAGAGAGAGGTGGTCTTATGTGCATGCTTGGGGATTTGCTTCTCTGCCCACCGAACAAGTGGTCTAATCGCAGTTCTCAAGCCAGATAGATTGTTCACCAACTTATGAAACCCAGGCTCGGTCTCCATTCGATCATAAGCACGCCCGATCTGCGAACTAGGCTTCTTGTGAAGACCTTCATTTAATGATCTCAAGACAAAAGGAAGAGTGCCGGCATTGTTGCGAACAACAGTTGCTTGATAAACATAAACTCTAGTTCCGGTACTTCCACAATCGAGCACAACGTAGAATTTGGATGCTCCTTGAGACCAGTAAGAATAAGCATACACacaaatcatataaattagAAGACCCAACAACAAGAGGCAGAGGATAAGCATGAGAAGTCGCAACCACTTGTTGCGCTTAGACTGGGTTCCTCCCGGCAACCCCTTCTCTTTGGAGAAACTAGAGCCGACATTATCTCTCTGCAAAGGATGCGGATGCTTTAAATGGGCGGCGAGATTAACTTCTTCACGATCAAGCGGACTATAAGCAGAGAAATCCTGGAGAGACGAAGACATTCTAATATTGTTCTTGTGGTAAGTATTGTTGCCGAACCCAAATACATTAGAAGAGGGCGCCTGAGGCGGTATTCCGACCGACGCATAGGGAGCAGTAGAAGAGAAGGAAGacaacgaagaagaagaagaagactgtGGGGCCGACAAACGGCTTGATGCAGCGGAAATAGCGTCCGCAATTCTACCAAACACCATTTCTTCTTTTATTCTCACCAATACCTAGAAAATTGGTGAATTTGCACAAACAAAAAACTTCTTTCGCATAATTATATTTACGGTTGTGACGCAGCAGTGGTTGCAACACAAATTCACCAAGGATTTCAAAGAATTCTGATCAAATGCCAGCTAAAAACAGAGCCGAAATGTGTTCTAACAAATTCGGACACCTTCGTCCAGATCAAACCGAAACCTTTTCACTTGGATGAAGAACCATAAGTCCCCAAGCAATTTCCACGGCTGGAAAAGATTCCCCAGATTCAAGGaaacagaaaagaaagaaggaggaAATCGGGTTAGGCTTACCTGCAAGCGTGGTGCCGATCACCTTCGATTTTTCTCCTCCTATGCAGATTCAGATCCAAGAAAAAGCCCCTTTCtatttgtttctaatttttcttctttaattgaatttaatttttttaagtccaTGATCCATATTCTATTTTTGCAGATACGTCCTCAACTGTCCTTGTCCGCTGTCATTTACTTTTGTTTCTTGCAAAGAGGATCCTCAAGCTTTTAGTTTTTTCTGTCTTGTAATAGCACTCCCAATAGATTTGTTATCCTatcctttaaaatacatcattaaattttattttttttattttacatactgatttttataatacatcatacatcaatttatctattttttcttcatatcattttaatattatactttttaatattttataagagaaaaaatataataaaagaaatcaattttaatgaaaaagtactagaaaagatagaaaataattaaaatatgtttatatttgtGTACAGTTGCTTCTACATCTAGAGGCAACactgtacacaaatgtaaaatagaaaaaaaataaagcatccattggatgcatgttttagactatttttctttatattttacataaaaatgggTTTTACAAAACCCATTGTGAGTGCTCTAAGAGAGAGTTTATTTAGCGTCGTTCTGTTTACATCTTTTAACTATCAtcaactcatttcaattcattttatctaattattataatttttttaaaattttaatataaaatataataaataattcaacttttttaaattttaaaataataaaaataatattttaaaaatattttatttaaattttaactttcatttcaactcaattcTACTCAACTTAATATCCAAACTCAACCTTAATATAACTGCAAcattcataaatatattatataaaataattttataattgaaagcattataaatttacaaataaaaatttaatatgtaatcaattttatatattttttatacattatattaatgtgattaattattttattttttaatataaaatatttatttcaaccaattatattaataaaatatataaacgatatataaaaatgattatatacaacgaaactcatttaaaaatttatttttatgaattttttattgtgAGTATAACATTTCTTTTATTACAATAGGTCCTCAAATTTTCTTGTCATATTCATTTACCTCTTTTATTTGTGCAAATAGGCCCCGaaagtttttagttttatcacTCTCTGTCTCATAAGAAGAGTTTTTCCCCCTTTTGtcttatttctctgtttttgttttattatcatCATCTTCAAATACAGCATCATATACCATcaaaccaatatattatatttttcaagtttcaactaCCGAAAATGATCATTAAGATCTCAATGGTGGTTGTTATTGACAAAAAATATAGCTATGGTTAAATGATTCATTGAATAAGTCTAATAGTTCATAAGCTGGTGTGGATGACACACACGGCATATTGCTCATATGTCGTAATTTTATCTGAAAAAGAAATTTAcagatttaaattatgtaaatCAAATCACGTCATGTTAATTATGTGAATAATGTATAATCCACGTcagtttgtaaataaaattgttcataatttataatatacatTTGCAAAATATGTGTGTTGGATGGTGCAAAGTTCAAACTataattttcttccttttcccctCATTTTGAATAAATGGGTATTGTAATTCCTTGGCTCGAGTATACTTTTGGTATCGATTTAACCAATGCTAATATGTTTTTATCCTCTACCTAACGCAAATGAGAAGTTGGTGAGTggatttagttaaaaaataaatgaataaataaattaacataaGTGGAAATCGAAGACAAAGATAAGAAGctataatttcaaaaggagatgATTAGCgtcacaataaaaaataataataatagtaagtgcatcttgtggataagatattgGATTATGGATGATGCTACACTCATTGAGGGTAGAGAAATATTCTAATCACAAAgtgattacataaaagtaatcctACAAACTGACGTAGGTTGATATGatttatcagattataaaattactcttATTGATAAGTAGATCTGACGAATTACATGAAGTCAAGTCAGTTTGTGGGttcacttttatataattcatttgtgaCTGTAacacttttcttaaaaaaatcacaaacacattaaaaaaaatacttcgttgacaattaagtttaaaaaaaaaaaagttaaataagtAGGTAGATATTATCGGTGGGAGTAAAGTTTTCTTTGGATTATTCTCATATGAAAATAGAAACATGAATGCCCAAAACAGAATAATGGATTCAGCATTACTAATACAGGTTTCATTTTACATCAAAACATCATGATCAGCAAATAAGCCAACAACACTGAATTCAAGTTGTTGGTACCAATACAGGTTTCAAAAGGGGGGGTGTTTACTTTACAGGCAAGCAACTCCCTGTTAATGGAAGTTCCATGCTTTAGCCATACTCCTTGTCATTGTGCGTGAATTAAGAAGTAAATTCATCCAAATTAACTATGATACACTCCGTATCAACAATATATTTAGTAAGTCAATAAATCGATatgtgaataaaattttttcatacCAGTCACCTAAAAGTTGGGAACAACAAGGTAAGGCATTATCATATTTTCATAAGAAGACATCAAATGAATTGAGaactatttattaatttttacttatttgtAGGGCTGCAAATGAACAGAATAGTTCATGAACAATTCAAGTTCGACTCGTGTATACTTGATTTGAACTcgattcatttaataaatgagatgtTCATAAACACTAATACAGATTCAAATATTAAATGAGTAAAACTAATATAAACTCGACTCAACTCGATTAAAGCTCGTGAACAAAACTTGTATAAACTCGGCTTAACTCATTTGAACTCGTTTTGAAgctcataatatattttatatacgtatgtgttatatattacacgttagttatattttatatacgtaattatatattattaatttatttatagttttctttatttaatataaatatgttaTGTTCCTAAAATGTGTATAGGATAATTTGTacaataatatatcatacaactacaactattgatttattatttcatctatatgttaaatagtttattttattacatttatcTGGTGTAGTAttagtttaatttataactataagttatttttataaaaaaaggaaGTTATACTATAAGAACTttgaatcaaaattatttggttGAATGGTTaattagtttgattttttttttttgtagaattaaaaaaaattattaatcaaaatatatgattaaaaatctcaaaataaaaaagcgTGTTCAGGTCGAACTCGAACAATATTAACGGTTGACGAACCAAGTTCGAGCAAGGATATTTGAGTTTTATTCGAATCCGAGCCGAGTTCGAGGGAGGAAATATGTTAATCAAGCTCAAGTACCATTGTTCGAATTCGACTAGATTCACTTTGTTTGCAGCCCTACAAGTTATTTATCAATTACTAATGTGGATGATAAAAACACGATAGTTTAAAGGGGTAGAGGCATTAACTTTAGGCAGGCAACCCAAGGGTAGGGCATTGCTTGTAGGTTGTACTTGTGTAATAATACATCGAAAATGCTTGGTACACGGATAAGAACATGGACAAAAatgtagagaaaaaaaaaaaaaaactgttcgTTTCTTGCTCATGAACAAATGATTTGTTGAGCTTTCTCGTGTTTCCGACCATGCAAGTAGCACCACCCATTCTACATTTGATAGAACTTCAGATTCACCTCTCCTGTGTGACGAATGAATGATTAATACACATGAGAACACACAAGCCTAGCCCACTAGAAATCCGCTTTGTACTCCTAGAGGAACCAATGagtaaaaaaacaaatgaggcaAACAATTGTAGTAAAGATAGAAGCATGTTTTCTTCAGTGTCTATTTGCTTTTGGTTCATTGCTACTCCATATGCGTATGCTAACCTTGAGGATTCCCCTTTTCTCGATCGAGTAGCCAAAATGGCTAAATAATGTTTAGTTCAAGTGGCTAAGACAAGACCACCAATACAACTAATCTATTGGATGAAACATGGAACCATAAAACTAAGAGAAGTGGACAAATGTATATGCAAAAATTAAATCTTTAAAAGACAAAACCCTATTGAGTTATAAAACATAGAATATCACGTTTCTTTTTGAGAAGAGGGCGGTCtccataattttattaaaaggtcCATCCTTATCTAGGAGGAACATATTCGCTTAATCtgataaatgaataataaaagaCATGATAAATGATGCTATTTTATCCGAACAAAGTACTCagtagaaaagagagaattatGAGAACATTACAGCACATACCATCCCAAATTGGCTTAATCTGAGGATTTTGGCAGTGAGGTGGAGGGCTCGGAGAAAATATGACCTCTCTGGTATGAGATCTTGTTAATTGATGGATCTTTGCGAAGGAGCGGTTCAGTATCCTGAACAAAATGAGGAACAATCTCCAGACTTGCTTGTCTTTCTCTATAAGATGCCCAAGTGACCAAATAAAGGCCAGCAATAATTAAAAAGCCCCCTATAACACTGTTTCAACATGCAAAAACAAGTAAGCATCATTCTTACAAAGTTCCAACTTCAAGTGCAACGAACTTTGAGAAAATTTCAGTATTATAATTTGGGGAAATACACTTTTCACCCTTCAATTAACATAAGTTTTACACCTTACACACCAAAATGCCAAAACAAATATGTTGCACCCTTGAGTAGCACCTTCCATTAAAATCTGAATGTCAATTTTGTGCCACATTACCTATTTGTCGTCATTGTAAAAGTCAGATTTGGATAGAAGGTGTTACATGACAAAAAGTGGTAGTTTGAGCGTGTAATGTGTCTGTTTTAGGTGTTCATGATGCACTGTGTTAAATACCTGTTAGttgttgtgggggggggggggtgaaaaTGTATTTTGCCCTTATAAttttagcttgtatttaggtgtaatctcttgtatacttccagtgtacttgggctatgcctatttacttggaataaaatctcttattacctatcaaaaaaaaaaaaaaaagatgattgcAAAAGGATATTCCTGAAAGAATGCTAACAGTAACATATTACTGGGGAAGGGGGAAAAACAAAGGAGGCCACCAGATGATAAGATTAAGCAAATCAAGGAATCTTCTGTATATACAGGGTAAATCAACAAgtaaattaagtaaaaaaaactgTACTGGGAGTGATTGAAGCAAAACCTTCCCAAATAAATAGGACTTCCAAGAAAAATCCTTGAAAGGAAGGCAGAAAATGCAGGTTGGAGTGGATTGTAGAGAGCTATCAATGAAGGGCCCAAGATCTTATTGCTCCATGTTAGGAGTCCATAATTAAGAGCAGATGAAACAGTTCCCTGAAAAACAGAGTAATGCTCTTAAGTCTTCCCATAATTTTTCCCTAAAGTGAAgatatataaatgtaaaattGCGAAGTGAAATAAAGGCATTAATCACGTGTCTGTGCTTTTAGATAAAAGAATAGTTACTGGAAAGCAGCTATAACAAAGTCATTTGAATAGTAAAAAGAATTTTGTAGAAGAGCCATGGAAAGTTTCTCTCATTCTATTACTTGCAAGAGGGTTATAGTGATCACCATGCAAATCTGCATGCAATAGAGTCATCATCcattataaaatgaaatttgttttgttgCCTTATATTTAGGACTTGAGAAAGTAGGCTCCCACTTCACCGAGTACCAGCAGCTTATGgttttttccttaaattattaatcCTTGCAGTTTAACGAGCTCATTCAACCCATACACaaagctttgaaaaaaaaaatgcataaaataatatcaaCCTATTATGGAATTATTCCCAGCTATCTAATAGGTAAGTTATAACAGAATAGAATAACAAGCATGCAACAATACTTCTGTGAAGTTTAAACTCTGCTATCTACTTAGTAAGCAAGACCAGGCGTCCGTCATTTTATGAGTTTAATACTTCTGTGAAGTTTAAACTCTGCTATCTACACTCCCAGCTTTGTTATTGAAGCTGCCATCCTAGATCAATATGATGATCCTACTGCACAAAATGTTTAGTGTTTATGCATGTTGTCGGTCTTGCCAAGTATGTCCGTAAGGTTTTATCTAGCTCAATGAAATTGAGTACACATCAATTTGAAGGCATTAATCAATGTAGCAATTCGCTTGGTGGTTACAATCCAGCTCAGCTAACCTACCTTGAACTAGATATGGTTTCAATTCCCTTTGTGCACCCCACAATTACAGAATATAATATATGGGAATGTAACTTATCCAAAAGCAGATCCAGCTCAGCCTACCATATAGGACCATGGCTGAGTACAGATTAGGCAGGCATTATGTCCAAATCCAAATTTATATAGTAAATCCACTAAAATGACTTTGCAGCCGTAatcttgaaaattgaaaattctcaaaaaaattTGTCAGTAGGATCAAATTTTGGCCATCCGCTGAAAACCGAAACCTGTTTAATGGTTGAATGTGATGGCAAAAGCTGTGCAGGTAAATTGAAGCAGCCAACAAATCAGCTAAATGAATACCCGAGTAGCACAAGATGTCATGATTAGATGTAAAACTGTGCTTCACCTTCCACGGTTAGTGAAGGCTGATCATCCCAATTTTGACCATAATCATTGTGTATAGAGGACAATCCTCTTCAGAAAACAGAATTATCACCATATACTGCCTTCAAAAGTTAAAATAACCAGCACATCACATGGACCCAGAGGATAAAAAATTCGAAGAAGTTTTTGTCAACGAGGATATTAGGCACCGTATTAGTTGAATTATGGAGGAATGTTAGGCACCGTTTGTTGTATATAGCTGACTTTCCATGTATAGTATTCGGtggtatagtttatataataaagagAAACTCAAGGCCAAAGTATTCGGCGATTCACACAGAAtagttttatcttattattgacatggtatcagagctatttTAGTATTGTGATCTTcccagttcttttttttttcttcccctcccggttctgttttttttcttttcccggTTCTATTCTGTGTTTTTTCGG
This window harbors:
- the LOC122289414 gene encoding probable apyrase 7, which produces MVFGRIADAISAASSRLSAPQSSSSSSLSSFSSTAPYASVGIPPQAPSSNVFGFGNNTYHKNNIRMSSSLQDFSAYSPLDREEVNLAAHLKHPHPLQRDNVGSSFSKEKGLPGGTQSKRNKWLRLLMLILCLLLLGLLIYMICVYAYSYWSQGASKFYVVLDCGSTGTRVYVYQATVVRNNAGTLPFVLRSLNEGLHKKPSSQIGRAYDRMETEPGFHKLVNNLSGLRTAIRPLVRWAEKQIPKHAHKTTSLFVYATAGVRRLPAADSNWLLENVWSILKTSSFLCQRDWVKIISGPEEAYYGWIALNHRTGMLGARPRERTFGALDLGGSSLQVTFESKENVHNKTSLKLRIGAVNHHLTAYSLSGYGLNDAFDKSVVQLFKRVPEITKGDAINGKIELKHPCLHSGYKEQYNCSQCVLDYQEGRSPVIVGKHLGKGQKSGIAAQLVGAPNWEECSALAKVAVNLSEWSNKNVGLDCDVQPCALPDGFPRPIGPFYGMSGFFVVYRFFNLSSEATLDDVLEKGRQFCEKTWDVARKSVAPQPFIEQYCFRAPYIVSLLREGLHITDSQIIIGSGSITWTLGVALSEAGKVFSSRMWLNGYEILQMKINPTVLISILFISLVLLVCALSFIGNGMPRFFRRSYLPLFRHNSAQNTSVLNIPSPFRLQRWSPISSGDGRVKMPLSPTAQERPFGFGHGLNSSSSSSSIQLMESSLYSSTSSVSHSYSSNSLGQMQFDGSSMAPFWSPHRGQMRLQSRRSQSREDLNSSLAEAHMVKV